The DNA sequence CGAACCACTTGCCGGTGCGGCCGATGCCGCACTGCACCTCGTCGATCATCAGCAGCCAGCCGCGCTCGTCGCAGATGCGGCGCACCGCCTGCAGGTACTCGGCGCGCGCGGGGTTGATGCCGCCTTCGCCCTGGATGGTCTCGAGGAACACCGCGACCACGTTCGGGCGGGTGCGCGCGACTTCCTCGATGGCGGCGGCGTCGTTCAGCGGCACGCGCACGAAGCCCGGCACCAGCGGCTCGAAGCCCTTCTGCACCTTGGCGTTGCCGGTGGCCGACAGCGTGGCGATCGAGCGGCCGTGGAAGGCCTTCTCGTACACCACGATCTCGGGCGACTCGATGCCCTTCTCGTGGCCGTACTTGCGCGCGATCTTCAGCGCCGCCTCGTTGGCTTCCAGCCCCGAGTTGCAGAAGAACACGTTGCTCATGCCCGACAGCTCGACCAGCTTGGCCGCCAGCTGCTCCTGCAGCGGCACCTGGTAGTAGTTCGAGCAGTGGATCAGCCTGGCGACCTGGTCCTGCAGCGCCGGCACCAGCTTCGGGTGCGCGTGGCCCAGGGTGTTGACCGCGATGCCGCCCAGGCCGTCGAGGTACTTGCGGCCCTCGGTGTCCCAGACCCAGCAGCCTCGACCGTGCGACAACGCGATCGGCAGACGGCCGTAGGTGTTCATCACATGAGGCATGGGCACGGGCGCTTTCTCAGGGGCGTTCATCGCAGGCTCCAAAAAACAAAAATCGCGAAAGAAGCCCGGGTGTCGCGCCCGGGTCCAACTTCCGCGTGTTGGCGCTCCATTCTATCGGTGCGGAAACGAAAGCCAGCTGACAGCTGGCACTGCGATCATGCGGGCCGCGGCCGCAGGCACGAGGGCTGCCCGGTGCGTACGGGGCAGGGACACGCGACGCGCGCGAGAATGCCCTGCCGAGTCCGTCAGGAAGTCCTCTATAAGATATTATTTGCAGGACTCATGTTGCGCTGCAGCGAACTACACTTCCTGCTGCGCAGGCCGCCACCAGCGGCCCCATTTTTCCCGGTCACCGCCGCATGACGACAGCCAAACCCCGCGAGATCTTCATACAGGGGATCACCAAAGACGGCCGCACCTTTCGCCCTAGCGACTGGGCCGAGCGACTGGCAGGGGTCATGGCCCGGTTCCGTCCCGGCGGGCAGTCCGGCCCCGACGGCCACCTCGGCTACTCGCCCTACTGCGTGCCGACCGTCATCAACGGGGTCAAGTGCGTGGTCGTCAGCGAAGCGATACGCGACATCGAACCGATGGCCTGGGACTTCGTGCTCAACTTTGCCAGGGACAACGAGTTGCAGGTCGCCGAGGCCTGCCTGCTGCCCGATCCGCCCGCGAGAAGCTGACCCTCCGCGGGCTTCTTTTTTCCGGCTTCCGGCGCTGCGGTGGCAGCCACCCGAGCCGGTCCCGGAAATGAAAAAGGGCTCGCGCTTGCGAGCCCTTCGTGTTGCCAACCCGGCCGTCGTCTTCAGGCAGACAGCGACTTGATCGCTGCGGACAGGCGGCTCTTGTGACGAGCGGCCTTGTTCTTGTGGAAGATGCCCTTGTCGGCGATGGAATCGATGACCTTCTGGGCGGTCTTGTACAGCTCGGCGGCCTTGGCCTTGTCGCCGGCCTGCACGGCCTTCTGCACGTTCTTGATCACCGTGCGAAAACGCGAGCGCAGGGCGGTGTTCGCGGCATTGAGCTTGACGTTCTGGCGCGCGCGCTTGCGGCCAGAGGCGATGCGAACGGTTTTCTTGGCTTTGGAAGAAGTGGCCATGGGTGTTCTGTTTCCGGGTTGGGAAAAGACTGCGAGTATAGCATCACCCGAGAGCCGAGTCCATGCGCCAGCCGCACAAGCACCGCAGCTTCCTATAATCGCGCGTCTTTGCGCATCCGCCGGCTGGGGCGGTCGTCCATGAACCTGCTTCGCGCTGCTTCGACCGTCTCGCTGTTCACCCTCGCGTCGCGCATCACCGGGCTCCTGCGGGAGCAGCTGGTCGCCGCCAGCTTCGGCTCCAGTGCCTGGACCGACGCGTTCAACGTCGCCTTCCGCATTCCCAACCTGCTGCGCCGGCTGTTCGCCGAGGGCGCCTTCTCCCAGGCCTTCGTGCCGGTGCTGGCGGCCAGCCGCGAGCGCGACGGCGATGCGGCCACGCGGGACCTGGTCGATGCGGTGGCCACCGTGCTGTTCTGGGCGCTGCTGGCCACCTGCGTGGTCGGCGTGCTGGGGGCGCCGCTGCTGGTGTACCTGATGGCCGCCGGCCTGCGCGAGACGCCGGGCAGCTTCGAGGCGGCGGTCACGATGACCCGCTACATGTTCCCGTACATCGGCTTCATGTCGCTGGTCGCGCTCTCGGCCGGGGTGCTGAACACCTGGAAGCGCTTCGCGGTGCCGGCGGCCACGCCGGTGCTGCTCAACCTCGCGATGATCGCCGCGGCCTGGCTGCTCGCGCCGCGCCTTGCGGCCTGGGGCATCCCGCCGATCTACGCGATGGCCGCGGGCGTGATGCTCGGCGGGCTGCTGCAGTTCGGCATCCAGGTGCCGGCGCTGGCGCGCATCGGCATGCTGCCGCGGCTGCGCTCGCCGCGCGCGGCGCTGCAGCACGAGGGCGTGCGGCGCATCCTCGGGCTGATGGCGCCGGCGCTGCTGGGCGTGTCGGTCGCGCAGCTGTCGCTGCTGATCAACACGCAGATCGCCTCGCACCTGGGGCCCGGTGCGGTGTCCTGGCTGACCTATGCCGACCGCCTGATGGAGTTTCCCACCGGCCTGCTGGGCGTGGCGCTGGGCGTGGTGCTGCTGCCGCAGCTGTCGGCCGCCCAGGCGCAGCAGGACACGGCGCGCTATTCCGGGCTGCTGGACTGGGGCCTGCGGCTGGTGGTGCTGCTGGCGCTGCCGTCGGCCGCCGCGCTGTTGCTGTTCGCGCGCCCGCTGGTGGCCGGGGTGTTTCACTACGGCGCCTTCACCGAGCGCGACGTGCAGCAGACCATGATCGCGCTGATGGGCTACGGCGTCGGCCTGCTGGGGCTGATCGCGATCAAGGTGCTGGCCCCGGGCTTCTACGCCCGGCAGGACGTGCGCACGCCGGTGCGCATCGCGATCACGGTGCTGTGCCTGACCCAGCTGATGAACCTGGCCTTCGTGCCGCTGCTCGGCCATGCCGGGCTGGCCCTGTCGATCGGCATCGGCGCGCTGGTCAACGCGGGCTGGCTGCTGTGGGGGCTGCGCCGGCGCGGCTCGTACCGCCCGGCGCCGGGCTGGCTCGGCTTCCTGTGGCGGGTGGCGCTGGCCACGCTGGTGATGGGCGCCGGGCTGTGGTGGGCTGCCCATGCGCTGGACTGGACCGGGCTGCGCGCCACCCCCTGGCTGCGCGCGGCATGGCTGGCCGCCGCGGTGGGCGCCGCCGCCGCGGTGTACTTCGCGGTCCTGCTGGCGCTGGGGGTACGGCCGCGC is a window from the Caldimonas thermodepolymerans genome containing:
- a CDS encoding acetylornithine transaminase, which translates into the protein MPHVMNTYGRLPIALSHGRGCWVWDTEGRKYLDGLGGIAVNTLGHAHPKLVPALQDQVARLIHCSNYYQVPLQEQLAAKLVELSGMSNVFFCNSGLEANEAALKIARKYGHEKGIESPEIVVYEKAFHGRSIATLSATGNAKVQKGFEPLVPGFVRVPLNDAAAIEEVARTRPNVVAVFLETIQGEGGINPARAEYLQAVRRICDERGWLLMIDEVQCGIGRTGKWFAHQWAGIVPDVMPLAKGLGSGVPIGAVVAGPKAADVFQPGNHGTTFGGNPLAMRAGVETLRIMEEDGLVENAARVGAALKAGLQRELAGVAGVTEVRGQGLMIGIELDRPCGVLLGRAAEAGLLVSVTADKVIRLVPPLILSEDEANQIVAILCPLIKQFLSEPAA
- a CDS encoding DUF3579 domain-containing protein yields the protein MTTAKPREIFIQGITKDGRTFRPSDWAERLAGVMARFRPGGQSGPDGHLGYSPYCVPTVINGVKCVVVSEAIRDIEPMAWDFVLNFARDNELQVAEACLLPDPPARS
- the rpsT gene encoding 30S ribosomal protein S20; amino-acid sequence: MATSSKAKKTVRIASGRKRARQNVKLNAANTALRSRFRTVIKNVQKAVQAGDKAKAAELYKTAQKVIDSIADKGIFHKNKAARHKSRLSAAIKSLSA
- the murJ gene encoding murein biosynthesis integral membrane protein MurJ, producing the protein MNLLRAASTVSLFTLASRITGLLREQLVAASFGSSAWTDAFNVAFRIPNLLRRLFAEGAFSQAFVPVLAASRERDGDAATRDLVDAVATVLFWALLATCVVGVLGAPLLVYLMAAGLRETPGSFEAAVTMTRYMFPYIGFMSLVALSAGVLNTWKRFAVPAATPVLLNLAMIAAAWLLAPRLAAWGIPPIYAMAAGVMLGGLLQFGIQVPALARIGMLPRLRSPRAALQHEGVRRILGLMAPALLGVSVAQLSLLINTQIASHLGPGAVSWLTYADRLMEFPTGLLGVALGVVLLPQLSAAQAQQDTARYSGLLDWGLRLVVLLALPSAAALLLFARPLVAGVFHYGAFTERDVQQTMIALMGYGVGLLGLIAIKVLAPGFYARQDVRTPVRIAITVLCLTQLMNLAFVPLLGHAGLALSIGIGALVNAGWLLWGLRRRGSYRPAPGWLGFLWRVALATLVMGAGLWWAAHALDWTGLRATPWLRAAWLAAAVGAAAAVYFAVLLALGVRPRQFVKRA